In Chryseobacterium sp. C-71, the genomic window TCGTCACATCACATTGCATCGCTTCCTCGAAATAAAGTTTTGCTTTTTCGTAATCGTTGAGCATTTCGCTATAGATTCTTCCCATCAGACAAAGCGAGTCTGCATCTTCAGGATCGTAGGAAAGCGCATAATTCAACGCTTCCAGACAATCTGGTAAGCTGTAGGGATAATTATCCAACGCTTCAAAATAATATTTACTTTTAGTTAAGGTCATTTCTGTAGTTTTTTAATTCATTTTTCAGTTGACTTCTTTCTTTTTTGAAAGATTTCTCCTGATGATTCTTTTTAAAATCGGTTCCGGAAAATGTCCGAATGGGATTTCCTCTCTGAACATTCAAATGATTATTCCACGTTTCCTGCATTTGTTTTTCCAGTTGCTGAATGTGAAATTCCATCACTTTTTCTTTTAATCTGATGATGGAAATTTTCTTATTCTCCAACTGCGAACGGGAATCCTGCACGAAAACACTTTGTCCGATCTTCAGATAAGTTGCGCGAACTGCAGTTTCTACTTTATTTACGTTTTGTCCGCCGCTTCCCTGACTTCTCGCCGTTTGAAACTGAATTTCTTTCTCATTAAATTCAATTTTCTCCAAACCTTCTAGTTCAAAAATTCCGATATACCAATTGCTTCTTTTATGAAATTTTCTGAATGTGCTTTTGCCGATCCAGAGAATACTTCCAAGCCAAGATTTTAAAAATTCATTGACTTCTTTTCCTTTTAAAAGCAAGGTCGCAGATTTCAAAGTCAGGTTTTCATCGCCATTTTCACGGTGGATGATTTCGTACTCGATTTTATTTTGTTTTGCTTCCTCTAGGAAAACCTTCAGAACTTTGGCAACTACCCATTGACATTCCAAAGGTCCTCTTCCCGAGGTGATTTGTATTATTTTGTCCATTGTTTTTAATTTTTTTTGTCATTCCGACGAAGGAGGAATCTCTTTTCAAATGTTGAGATTCTTCACTACGTTCAGAATGACAGAGTGTATTTACTTATCCATCCTCACAATTCGAGGTTGAAAAGTTCCCAGAATATCGACCAATTCGCTTTGAGCATTCATCACTTCGTTGATGTCTTTGTACGCCATCGGTGCTTCTTCGGCATTTCCGCCCATCAAAGTGACATTTTTAAGTTTTAATTCTTTCTTAATGTCATTTTGGGTGAAAAGGTTTCTGCATTCTCCTCTCGAAAAAGCTCGCCCAGCTCCGTGTGAAGCCGAGTTCAGCGAATCCGGATTTCCTTTTCCACGAACGATGAAACCTTTTGCCGTCATCGAACCGGGAATCATTCCCAACTCATTTTCATTAGCTGGAGTTGCGCCTTTTCTGTGAACAATCACTTCTTTTCCGTTGTGGATTTCTTTCCACGCAAAGTTGTGATGGTTTTCGATTCTGGCTTTTACTCTTCCTCCAACAGCTTTTACCAGTCTTCTGTGGATATCGTCGTGACAGGCCGAAGCATAATCTCCTGCGAGATTCATCGCCGTCCAGTATTCTAAACCGAGATGCGTGTTCAGATCCAGCCAAGCAAAATTTTGTGCTTCTTTTGGCAACGGACATTGTTCTGTCGCAGCTCTCGAATAATATTGCGCAATTTCTGCTCCCAATCCACGAGAACCGCTGTGTGAAAGAATTCCGAGGTATTTTCCTTTTGGAAGATTGATTTGTTCGTCTTCTTCCGTAATTTCAACTTCCCCAAACTCCACAAAATGATTTCCTCCGCCGGAACTTCCCATT contains:
- the prfH gene encoding peptide chain release factor H; protein product: MDKIIQITSGRGPLECQWVVAKVLKVFLEEAKQNKIEYEIIHRENGDENLTLKSATLLLKGKEVNEFLKSWLGSILWIGKSTFRKFHKRSNWYIGIFELEGLEKIEFNEKEIQFQTARSQGSGGQNVNKVETAVRATYLKIGQSVFVQDSRSQLENKKISIIRLKEKVMEFHIQQLEKQMQETWNNHLNVQRGNPIRTFSGTDFKKNHQEKSFKKERSQLKNELKNYRNDLN
- a CDS encoding RtcB family protein, with the protein product MGNLKLKGKDILKLGYPNNQSVNIALEVMKRNFATKNIHYVKSLLKEIQQNPENFEKDLTFGQIAEALLSSKKTEKRMLNTHRASFQIFGNNISDEAKNQLYTALKLPIAMQGALMPDAHSGYGLPIGGVLAVENAVIPYGVGMDIGCRMSLSILDTPISYLDGARDKYEKALAEHTKFGMYETHKSHVDHEIFDRDTFDMIPILRRLKGKAIKQMGSSGGGNHFVEFGEVEITEEDEQINLPKGKYLGILSHSGSRGLGAEIAQYYSRAATEQCPLPKEAQNFAWLDLNTHLGLEYWTAMNLAGDYASACHDDIHRRLVKAVGGRVKARIENHHNFAWKEIHNGKEVIVHRKGATPANENELGMIPGSMTAKGFIVRGKGNPDSLNSASHGAGRAFSRGECRNLFTQNDIKKELKLKNVTLMGGNAEEAPMAYKDINEVMNAQSELVDILGTFQPRIVRMDK